A DNA window from Pogona vitticeps strain Pit_001003342236 chromosome 2, PviZW2.1, whole genome shotgun sequence contains the following coding sequences:
- the LOC144587453 gene encoding uncharacterized protein LOC144587453 yields the protein MEGEAPLEGEERNLRAADCQEDEDREDRLLHVPEVAYALKLLSWLDPEDTAPLPSGISEASSNLQDDVQENEGRLHRRSPDRMEEENQCGEDGSQRQEKSQSEERTEKSHQYLSGVGSEEEVGRTMNLSVLQCSEFGQNSSLRESPMKGPAGYAGEKQYQCLEYGKSARQSTEYTRFDTGEKCDEYIGAEKCFRVDSALKVPQQVQKKRKPYKGLEGGRSLKGSSDLQMPPRTHTGEKPLECKECGKKFRYISQLTVHQRVHSGEKPYKCKECGKNFSQSSNLTVHQRSHSEENPYACKRCGKRFKHLSSFRAHQRSHSGEKPHQCQECGKKFSHQTSLAVHQHVHSGVKPYMCKECGEKFSYRSNLAAHQRIHSGEKPYTCKDCGKRFRFSSGIKQHQCYPSKRKRYHCEECRESFTTRSAFREHQKVHTKQPVHSEEKTYKCAECGMSFKETSELRRHEGEHAGDKRFECKECGKKFARCSYLTVHQRIHSGVKPYACKECGKHFRYLSGFTRHQRSHSREKLFQCRECGEKFNQRSLLTVHRRIHSGEKPYTCKECGECFSDPQNLKVHQHSHSGEKTWKCKKCGEKFGYPSALAVHQRVHSGEKPYRCEDCGRCFRYPSHLTIHQRSHSGEKPHECQECGRRFSQHSHLTVHQRSHSGEKPLECKECGKKFGYRSTLAAHQRVHSGEKPYTCEDCGKCFRYLSSIKQHRCRHSKGKHYLCEECGESFTTRSAFREHRNIHNKQPTHSEEETL from the exons atggaaggagaggctcctcttgAGGGTGAGGAGAGGAATCTACGGGCAGCTGACTGCCAGGAAGATGAAGACAGAGAGGACCGCCTGCTTCACGTGCCGGAAGTTGCCTATGCTTTGAAGCTTCTCTCTTGGTTGGATCCTGAGGACACGGCTCCTCTCCCTTCAGGAATCTCAGAGGCTTCTTCAAACCTTCAgg ATGATGTACAGGAGAATGAAGGAAGGCTCCACAGGAGATCACCAGACAGAATGGAAGAGGAGAACCAGTGTGGAGAAGATGGATCCCAGAGGCAGGAGAAAAGTCAATCTGAGGAGAGGACAGAGAAATCTCACCAATATTTGAGCGGTGTTGGCTCTGAAGAAGAAGTAGGAAGGACAATGAACCTCAGTGTTCTCCAATGCTCAGAGTTTGGACAAAACAGCTCTCTGAGGGAAAGCCCCATGAAAGGTCCAGCAGGCTACGCAGGGGAAAAACAGTATCAATGCCTGGAGTATGGAAAGTCTGCCAGACAGAGCACAGAATACACAAGATTTGACACTGGAGAGAAATGTGATGAATACATAGGGGCTGAGAAATGTTTCAGAGTTGATTCAGCTCTTAAAGTACCTCAACAagtgcagaagaagaggaaacccTATAAAGGGCTAGAAGGTGGCAGGAGCCTCAAGGGAAGTTCAGACCTCCAGATGCCTCCaagaacacacacaggggagaaacccttggagtgcaaagaatgtgggaaaaagttcagGTATATTTCACAACTCACAGTCCATCAGCGAGTTcactcaggagaaaaaccctacaaatgcaaagaatgtgggaagaacttcagtCAAAGCTCAAACCTCACAGTACATCAACGAAGTCATTCAGAAGAAAACCCCTATGCTTGCAAACGCTGCGGGAAACGTTTTAAGCATCTCTCCAGTTTTAGAGCACATCAGCGTTCTCATTCAGGAGAGAAACCTCATCAGtgccaagaatgtgggaaaaagttcagccACCAGACCAGCCTCGCAGTACACCAACACGTTCACTCCGGGGTGAAGCCCTATATGTGCAAAGAGTGTGGGGAAAAATTCAGCTACCGCTCAAACTTGGCAGCACATCAACGAATTCATTCAGGGGAAAAACCCTACACGTGCAAAGACTGTGGAAAGCGTTTCAGGTTTAGCTCAGGTATTAAACAACACCAATGCTATCCTTCAAAGAGAAAGCGTTACCACTGTGAAGAATGTCGGGAAAGCTTTACAACTCGGTCGGCCTTCAGAGAACATCAAAAGGTTCACACCAAACAACCCGTCCACTCAGAAGAGAAAACCTATAAATGCGCAGAATGTGGCATGAGCTTCAAGGAAACTTCAGAACTTCGCAGACATGAAGGAGAACACGCAGGGGATAAACGCTTTgagtgcaaagaatgtgggaagaaGTTCGCCCGCTGCTCATACCTCACAGTCCATCAACGCATTCACTCAGGAGTAAAACCTTAtgcatgcaaagaatgtggaaaacATTTCAGGTATCTCTCGGGTTTTACAAGACATCAGAGGTCTCATTCAAGAGAGAAACTCTTTCAGTGCCGAGAATGTGGGGAGAAGTTCAACCAACGTTCGCTCCTTACGGTACACCGACGAATTCACTCAGGAGAAAAACCTTACACATGCAAGGAATGTGGGGAATGTTTCAGTGACCCCCAAAATTTAAAAGTACATCAACATTCTCATTCAGGGGAGAAAACCTGGAAGTgcaaaaaatgtggggaaaagttTGGCTACCCCTCAGCCCTAGCAGTACATCAACGGGttcattcaggagaaaaaccctacaGGTGCGAAGACTGTGGGAGGTGTTTCAGGTATCCCTCACATCTTACAATACACCAGCGCTCTCATTCAGGAGAGAAACCTCACGAGTGCCAAGAATGTGGGAGGAGGTTTAGCCAGCACTCACACCTCACAGTGCATCAGCGAAGTCACTCAGGGGAAAAACCTTTGGagtgtaaagaatgtgggaaaaagttTGGCTACCGCTCAACCCTAGCGGCTCATCAACGGGTTCATTCAGGGGAAAAACCCTACACGTGCGAAGACTGTGGGAAGTGTTTCAGGTATCTCTCAAGTATTAAACAACATCGGTGCCGTCATTCAAAGGGAAAGCACTACCTCTGTGAAGAATGTGGGGAAAGCTTTACAACTCGGTCGGCCTTCAGAGAACATCGAAATATTCACAACAAACAACCCACCCACTCAGAAGaggaaaccctataa